A DNA window from Panthera tigris isolate Pti1 chromosome X, P.tigris_Pti1_mat1.1, whole genome shotgun sequence contains the following coding sequences:
- the SLC10A3 gene encoding LOW QUALITY PROTEIN: P3 protein (The sequence of the model RefSeq protein was modified relative to this genomic sequence to represent the inferred CDS: inserted 1 base in 1 codon) — MQSWTKASREELCHQGAQHRARPGPWTLLRTAQRHQRGCSPKPQRAWPHCPRRRAMVFRRGRSSSQWWPRLGGGGGCRGPLGMLRASLLLASLPLGAGGTASANLSTALGHRVPLTGGRYLSIGDGSVMEFEFPEESEGIIVISSQYPGRGNRTGPGPMLRVTSLDTEVLTIKNVSAITWGGGGGFVVSIHSGLPGLAPLHIQLLDPHEAPPMLIEERRDFCIKVSPAEDAPATLGADLVHFSENPILYLLLPLIFVNKCSFGCKVELEVLKGLLQSPQPMLLGLLGQFLVMPFYAFLMAKVFVLPKALALGLIITCSSPGGGGXYLFSLLLGGDVTLAISMTFISTVAATGFLPLSSAVYSRLLSIHETLHVPISKILGTLLFIAIPIAAGVVIRSKLPKFSQLLLHVIKPFSFVLLLGGLFLAYRMGVFILAGVRLPIVLVGLTVPLVGLLVGYCLATCLKLPAAQRRTVSIEVGVQNSLLALAMLQLSLRRLQADYASQAPFIVALSGTSEMLALVVGHLIYSSLCPVP; from the exons GAAGAGCTCTGCCATCAAGGAGCACAGCACAGGGCCAGGCCCGGCCCATGGACCCTTCTCCGGACGGCCCAACGGCACCAGCGGGGCTGTTCTCCTAAGCCGCAGAGGGCCTGGCCACACTGTCCTCGGCGAAGAGCCATGGTGTtcaggaggggcaggagcagcTCCCAGTGGTGGCCTCGCCTGGGAGGGGGTGGCGGTTGCCGAGGTCCCCTAGGCATGCTCAGGGCTTCCTTGCTTCTGGCCAGCCTGcctttgggggctgggggaacAGCCAGTGCCAACCTCAGCACAGctctgggccacagggtgccccTGACAGGGGGCCGATACTTGAGCATTGGGGACGGCTCTGTGATGGAGTTTGAGTTCCCAGAGGAGAGCGAGGGCATCATTGTGATCTCGAGCCAGTACCCGGGCCGGGGCAACAGGACAGGGCCTGGCCCCATGCTGAGGGTCACCTCCCTCGACACGGAGGTGCTGACCATCAAGAATGTGAGTGCCATCAcctggggcggtgggggcggcTTCGTGGTGAGCATCCACTCGGGCCTGCCTGGGCTAGCCCCGCTCCACATTCAGCTCCTGGACCCCCATGAGGCCCCGCCCATGCTAATTGAGGAACGGAGAGATTTCTGCATCAAGGTCTCACCTGCCGAAGATGCTCCCGCCACCCTCGGCGCCGACCTGGTCCACTTCTCGGAGAACCCGATTCTCTACTTGCTCCTGCCTCTGATCTTTGTCAACAAGTGTTCATTTGGGTGCAAAGTGGAACTCGAGGTTCTGAAAGGGCTCCTGCAGAGCCCCCAGCCCATGCTGCTGGGCCTGCTGGGCCAGTTTTTGGTCATGCCCTTCTATGCTTTCCTGATGGCCAAGGTCTTCGTGCTGCCCAAGGCCCTGGCTCTAGGCCTCATCATCACCTGTTCGTCACCCGGTGGCGGGG GCTACCTCTTCAGCCTCCTCCTCGGAGGGGACGTCACCCTGGCCATCTCCATGACGTTCATCTCGACGGTGGCTGCCACCGGTTTCCTGCCATTGTCCTCCGCCGTCTACAGCCGCCTGCTCAGCATCCATGAAACGCTCCACGTGCCCATCTCCAAGATCCTGGGGACCCTGCTGTTCATCGCCATCCCCATAGCAGCCGGCGTGGTGATCAGGTCCAAGCTCCCCAAGTTCTCCCAGCTGCTGCTGCACGTCATCAAGCCTTTCAGCTTCGTGCTGCTCCTGGGTGGCCTCTTCCTGGCCTACCGCATGGGGGTCTTCATCCTGGCGGGTGTCAGGCTCCCTATCGTGCTGGTGGGCCTCACGGTGCCCCTGGTCGGCCTCCTGGTGGGCTACTGCCTGGCCACGTGCCTGAAGCTGCCGGCGGCACAGCGGCGGACGGTCAGCATTGAGGTAGGGGTCCAGAACAGCCTGCTGGCCTTGGCCATGCTGCAGCTGTCCCTCCGTCGCCTTCAAGCCGACTACGCCTCCCAGGCCCCCTTCATTGTAGCGCTGAGCGGCACCTCGGAGATGCTGGCCTTGGTTGTTGGCCACCTCATCTATAGCAGCCTGTGCCCGGTCCCCTGA
- the UBL4A gene encoding ubiquitin-like protein 4A codes for MQLTVKALQGRECSLQVSEDEPVSTLKHLVSEKLNVPVRQQRLLFKGKALADGKRLSDYSVGPNSKLNLVVKPLEKVLLEESAARRLAEAPPPPPPAWQLISKVLARHFSAADASRVLDQLQRDYERSLNRLTLDDIERLASRFLHPEVTEATEKGFSK; via the exons ATGCAGCTGACGGTGAAAGCGCTCCAGGGCCGTGAGTGCAGCCTGCAG GTGTCGGAGGACGAGCCGGTGTCCACGCTGAAACATCTGGTCTCCGAGAAGCTGAACGTCCCGGTGCGCCAGCAGCGGCTGCTGTTCAAGGGCAAGGCCCTGGCAG ATGGGAAAAGACTCTCCGATTACAGCGTTGGGCCCAATTCCAAGCTCAACCTAGTGGTCAAACCTCTGGAGAAGGTGTTACTGGAAGAAAGCGCTGCCCGGAGACTGGCCGAGGCCCCGCCGCCACCCCCACCGGCCTGGCAGCTGATCTCCAAAGTCTTGGCCCGCCACTTCAGCGCAGCAGATGCCAGCAGAGTCCTGGATCAACTACAGAGG GATTACGAGAGGTCCCTGAACCGCCTGACGCTGGATGACATCGAACGCTTGGCTAGCCGCTTTCTGCACCCCGAAGTAACTGAAGCCACGGAGAAGGGGTTCTCCAAATAA